The following coding sequences lie in one Euhalothece natronophila Z-M001 genomic window:
- the mazG gene encoding nucleoside triphosphate pyrophosphohydrolase: MMNQPENLTQQAILNALNDLIDVVAKLRSPQEGCPWDLAQTQETLIPYIIEEAYEVTAAIRSQNQEAIVEELGDLLLQVVLQSQIASESGDFTLEEVAQGITDKLIRRHPHVFSNLDVKDEAEVRKNWEAIKAQEKGYHPEQEKKLSQKFQKYAETLPPLFASMKISTKAANLGFEWTNSQGVWDKFEEELAEFKEALASKDSKDQESELGDVLFTLVNIARWYGFDPSQALQGTNQRFVERLTVMESLAERPLSEYSLEELEALWQKAKQQLL, encoded by the coding sequence ATGATGAATCAACCTGAAAACCTGACCCAACAAGCAATTTTAAATGCCTTAAATGATTTAATTGATGTCGTTGCCAAGCTACGATCGCCGCAGGAAGGATGTCCTTGGGATTTAGCGCAAACCCAAGAAACTTTAATTCCCTATATTATTGAAGAAGCCTATGAAGTTACGGCTGCTATTCGCAGTCAAAATCAGGAAGCCATTGTCGAAGAATTAGGGGATTTATTATTACAAGTGGTGTTGCAATCGCAAATTGCCTCTGAATCGGGTGATTTTACTTTAGAAGAGGTCGCCCAAGGAATCACTGATAAACTAATTCGTCGTCATCCTCATGTTTTTAGTAATTTAGATGTCAAAGACGAAGCAGAAGTACGAAAAAATTGGGAAGCGATTAAAGCGCAAGAAAAAGGGTATCATCCTGAACAAGAGAAAAAACTGAGCCAAAAGTTTCAAAAGTATGCAGAAACCTTACCACCGTTATTTGCTAGTATGAAAATCTCTACAAAAGCAGCAAATTTAGGGTTTGAATGGACGAACTCCCAAGGTGTTTGGGATAAGTTTGAAGAAGAATTAGCCGAGTTTAAGGAAGCATTAGCAAGTAAAGATAGTAAAGATCAAGAATCAGAGTTAGGAGATGTTTTATTTACGTTGGTTAATATTGCCCGTTGGTATGGTTTTGATCCTTCACAAGCCTTACAGGGAACAAACCAACGATTTGTGGAACGCTTAACTGTTATGGAGAGTTTAGCAGAACGTCCTCTCAGTGAGTATTCGTTGGAGGAGTTAGAGGCGTTATGGCAAAAGGCAAAACAGCAGCTTCTTTAG
- a CDS encoding DNA double-strand break repair nuclease NurA, translated as MLDITKLTGQLPAISKHLQQEAQASNQRLEVAQKRLAESVLAQETLETQQEEWRDRALFKAAIPLEPLDTCQDIPTPPYAHSVFATDGSQISPSHHEIAYCYLINIGRVMLHYGQSLFPVLDSIPEVFYTQEDLYESRQWGIPTDEWLGYRRTVSEIEALAEMAYRWVKPPGAHDEPNLALVDGSLIYWFLENLPTPARNQLLPRIFRAWEQLQAAQVPLMGYLSANRHTEAVRFLRYASCPYNVPDCQTFCANEENQLPCQSCEPLRDTTLWQTLLSPGQRSAIWRSQSPILELYPEEFAIHFCYVHVGTEIARVEFPAWIAQDIELLEQSLGLLLGQVYKGYGYPVAIAESHNQAVVRSSDRARFFALLEREMIKAGLPNVGVSYKESNKRDSIA; from the coding sequence ATGCTTGATATTACAAAATTAACGGGGCAATTACCAGCGATTAGTAAGCATCTACAGCAGGAAGCCCAAGCCAGTAATCAACGCTTAGAAGTTGCCCAAAAACGGCTAGCAGAAAGTGTCCTTGCCCAAGAAACCCTAGAAACGCAACAGGAAGAATGGCGCGATCGCGCACTGTTTAAGGCAGCGATTCCCTTAGAACCTCTCGACACTTGCCAAGATATTCCCACTCCTCCCTACGCCCATAGCGTTTTTGCTACCGATGGCTCACAAATTTCTCCCTCCCACCACGAAATCGCCTATTGTTATCTGATTAATATTGGGCGAGTGATGTTGCATTATGGGCAAAGTTTATTCCCTGTTCTCGATAGCATTCCAGAAGTTTTTTATACCCAAGAAGATTTATATGAATCTCGCCAATGGGGGATTCCCACCGATGAGTGGCTAGGGTATCGGCGTACGGTTTCAGAAATTGAAGCCCTTGCAGAAATGGCTTATCGTTGGGTGAAGCCACCAGGGGCACACGATGAACCCAATTTAGCCCTAGTGGATGGCTCTTTAATTTATTGGTTTCTAGAGAATTTACCCACCCCCGCCCGAAATCAACTTTTGCCCCGAATTTTTCGCGCTTGGGAACAATTACAAGCCGCGCAAGTGCCATTAATGGGCTATCTTAGTGCTAATCGCCACACCGAAGCCGTACGGTTTTTGCGCTATGCCAGTTGCCCTTATAATGTTCCTGATTGTCAAACCTTTTGCGCTAATGAAGAGAATCAACTTCCTTGCCAAAGTTGTGAACCTTTGCGAGATACCACCCTCTGGCAAACCTTATTATCTCCCGGACAGCGATCAGCAATTTGGCGTAGTCAAAGCCCGATTTTAGAATTATATCCTGAAGAGTTTGCTATTCACTTCTGTTATGTTCATGTGGGAACAGAAATTGCGCGAGTGGAGTTTCCCGCATGGATAGCGCAAGATATTGAGTTATTAGAACAGTCTTTAGGGCTTCTTTTAGGACAAGTGTATAAGGGATATGGTTATCCTGTCGCGATCGCGGAATCCCATAATCAAGCTGTCGTGAGAAGCAGCGATCGCGCTCGTTTTTTTGCCCTTTTAGAAAGAGAAATGATTAAAGCAGGATTACCCAATGTGGGGGTTTCTTATAAAGAGAGTAATAAACGGGATAGTATTGCCTAA
- a CDS encoding Uma2 family endonuclease — translation MMLATANKADRVVLNQISWEQFENLLTTLGEKRGARIAYDQGQLEIMTPLPEHEYYKQVISTAVEDIAEILELNYECYGSTTWKDQMKAVGVEPDNCFYFQNEARVRGKLTFDLNIDPPPDLVLEIDVTSKSLNRFLIYAQLGIPEIWIYEEGTLTIYQLTNNQTYQETTTSAIFPNLPIQELPNYLET, via the coding sequence ATGATGTTAGCAACAGCGAATAAAGCAGATCGTGTCGTATTAAATCAAATTAGTTGGGAACAGTTTGAAAATTTACTCACAACTTTAGGGGAAAAAAGAGGTGCTAGAATTGCTTATGATCAGGGGCAATTAGAAATAATGACTCCTTTACCTGAACACGAATATTATAAACAAGTAATTAGCACTGCGGTTGAAGATATTGCCGAAATTTTAGAGCTTAATTATGAGTGCTACGGTTCAACGACATGGAAAGATCAAATGAAAGCAGTGGGAGTTGAACCTGATAATTGTTTTTATTTTCAAAATGAAGCCCGAGTACGGGGAAAATTAACATTTGATCTCAACATCGATCCTCCTCCTGATCTCGTTTTAGAAATTGATGTAACCAGCAAATCCCTTAACCGTTTTCTAATTTATGCCCAACTAGGGATTCCTGAAATTTGGATTTATGAAGAAGGAACATTAACGATTTATCAATTAACCAATAATCAAACTTATCAGGAAACAACCACCAGTGCCATTTTTCCAAATCTCCCGATCCAAGAACTTCCCAATTATTTAGAAACTTAG
- a CDS encoding ISAzo13-like element transposase-related protein, with protein MKKIPETDAIFEQVATANQAADDDPTVLRISIDSKAKVKLGNLSRGGKDRRQAPPQADDHDTQWHTTLLPFGILNLRTDNLALYMSESPETSDFIVDCLEHWWKSNQGNFPEVNTLAINLDGGSATRSNRTQFIKRIVEFSRHYQLQIRLIYYPPYHSKYNPIERCWAALEQFWNGAILDSIDTALRWASKMSWKGSQPVVHHVTKLYQTGVKVDPESLADYRVDWHPSESLPKWSVTVGSF; from the coding sequence TTGAAGAAAATCCCTGAAACTGATGCTATTTTTGAACAAGTGGCAACAGCTAATCAAGCGGCCGATGATGACCCAACCGTCTTACGCATCTCAATTGACTCGAAAGCCAAAGTCAAACTAGGAAACCTCTCACGGGGTGGGAAAGACCGTCGCCAAGCTCCCCCTCAAGCCGATGACCATGATACTCAATGGCACACGACTCTACTTCCCTTTGGGATTCTTAACCTCCGTACAGACAACTTAGCTCTTTACATGAGTGAGTCCCCTGAAACCTCAGATTTCATTGTTGATTGTCTAGAGCACTGGTGGAAAAGCAATCAAGGAAACTTTCCCGAGGTTAACACCTTAGCCATTAACTTGGATGGCGGCAGTGCTACCCGTTCCAATCGCACTCAGTTCATCAAAAGGATTGTAGAATTTTCTCGTCATTACCAGCTCCAGATTCGCTTAATTTACTATCCTCCCTATCATAGTAAATACAATCCCATTGAGCGTTGTTGGGCTGCCCTTGAACAATTCTGGAACGGAGCGATTCTGGACTCTATTGACACGGCTCTGAGATGGGCAAGTAAGATGAGTTGGAAAGGTTCTCAGCCTGTGGTTCACCATGTCACTAAGCTTTATCAAACTGGTGTCAAAGTTGACCCTGAGTCTTTAGCAGACTATCGAGTTGATTGGCATCCTTCAGAATCTTTGCCCAAATGGTCAGTTACTGTTGGTTCGTTCTGA